The genomic interval AGTGGGGCCTGAGCCGGGCTCGAGGACAGGTGGTTCCGGAAGTGAGGTGCCCCAGTTATTTGGGTggtaaggaggaggaggactttGGAGGACTGGTGAACCAGAGGGCACATTCTGGTTCATTCGTGAGCAATGGTTGTAATAAGTTAAACATCTTCATGAGGCACTATGAAGACGATTTATGGTGGCCTACTTGGTCATGGATTCCTGAGTCACCATGACCTGTTTTTTTAGTTGAGTCCCAGGCCTGAGGAGACCCCAGGACTGCCAGAGGGGTCCCGTGACATTAGCTTAATGGTCAAAGCCTTCCTTTTGCCTTAAAGCATCCACTGTTACACCAGCCCCTTTCTGGGTCCCTCTAACTCCCTGCTCCCTCTTATGCAGCcaggaaaaaatagagaagagagtGACTGGGGTCCCACAGCCACTATGGATTGGCCAAGCTCCTGGGGTTCAGTGCTGGGGCCCTCTGGGCTTCCCCAggtgtctccccttctcctctctgtgtAATGGCGGGTCTGGAGTGTGACTGTCAGAGAGTGACCATTTCCTAGAGTAATGTCTGCGGGCATCCAAGGTCAAGCCAGAACTCTGATGGGAGAATGTGGGGCTGCCAGGGCTTTCCGGTCCACAGGAAAGCAGGCCTGGGCTGTGGGCATCGAAGGCGGGGTCcacgtccccacccccaccccaatgctggccagccctgccctgcaTCAGCTGGATGCCTCAGGGAACCTCAGATGGTGATGGAGACGCTGTTCTCAGGCACTCAACTATTTTCCTTCTGCCCTCGGGCAGGAGGAACCTCAATCTTTCTGTCCTGAGCACGAGGGCCTCACTGTGTACATGAGAAAGTTCTCACCTGGCTCAATGGTCACTCTGATAGGTGCCCCGAGGTCAGGTCCACTCTTGCTGATGCCGCACCAGTAAGTGTCTGTGTCATCTTGCCTGACTTTCTCCATGGTCACTGTGAGGAAGTGGTGACTCCGGTTGTCCCCAATGGACACACGGTCTCCCTTCACTTCTAGCTGTGATTCTGTGGTTTGAACGAGGATCCTGCACAACTCCCAGTATGCTCCACGACACCACCACTTCCTATAGGTATCCCATCTTGGTTTATAGTCACACCGCACAGTCACAGATCCGCCCTCTAAGCCCCTCACAGACTCTGGGCCTTGGATGGAGAGGCAACCtagaagacagaatcccaagataCATTTTCTGCTACCTGAGCTCCATGGGCTCAAGTGGCCCCAGGCTGGTGTCCAAGGACTGATCTAGGGTCCTCGCCTTCTGGGCCACGCCCTGGCTCACCCTGAACATCCACCTCCTCCATCCAGCTTCCCTGTCAGCTCTCTTGGTGACAATGTCCCGGCCTCTTGGGTCCCTCATCTCATGGGCCCTGCTCACAGCAACAAAACTCCCAAACCTCTGACACTGTCTTTCCTGGTCTTCTCAACTCAGCCCTCATTTAacctcttccttctctgactGCTCATCTCAGAGGCCTCTGctgatttctcttcttccctctttaaATCTTGGTGCAGACAGTGGTGTGTTGgtaaataaatacttaacaaCTAGGCCTCTGGGGGAGAAAATCTCTGTCTGTAGCATTTTTCCAATTTCTGTAATGTAACTATTCCCACCCTGGCTGGTTTCAGACAATCGAGGCAATGTCACTGGCCACACAGCTCGAAAGAGAGGCCCCAAGTCAGTTGTTGTGAGTCAGTGT from Panthera leo isolate Ple1 chromosome E1, P.leo_Ple1_pat1.1, whole genome shotgun sequence carries:
- the LOC122207285 gene encoding CMRF35-like molecule 7 isoform X1; this translates as MLLPLVLLLSLPGCLSIQGPESVRGLEGGSVTVRCDYKPRWDTYRKWWCRGAYWELCRILVQTTESQLEVKGDRVSIGDNRSHHFLTVTMEKVRQDDTDTYWCGISKSGPDLGAPIRVTIEPEGTLLTTLASMLSRRTTNGRAGVSSVSYSRNHYILLVFVKVPILLILVGVVLWLKGLSNESLST
- the LOC122207285 gene encoding CMRF35-like molecule 7 isoform X2; this translates as MLLPLVLLLSLPGCLSIQGPESVRGLEGGSVTVRCDYKPRWDTYRKWWCRGAYWELCRILVQTTESQLEVKGDRVSIGDNRSHHFLTVTMEKVRQDDTDTYWCGISKSGPDLGAPIRVTIEPEGTLLTTLASMLSRRTTNGRAGVSSVSYSSLGTSDPQPPAHVLLCQLQWSS